In Desulfofalx alkaliphila DSM 12257, the DNA window CGGGAATTAATAATAAATGGTGGGTGGTTAATCAGTGCCTTTCTTTAACGAATACTAAAAATAGTATGTTAATAGCTCGCGCTGATGCTGAAAAGCAATGGCTAGAAAAAGTTAAGGAAATAAGTTCTGATAACTTTGTTGGAATCCCTTGGTTCCAGGATGCATCAATTGAAAGTATAGTGAACTGCTCTGGAGGTAGTAAAAGTGATGAATAAAAGTGATACTGGCTGTTGCTCTTGTGGCAGTGGTTGCTGCGGACAAGAACAGGAAAAAAGGCAGATTATAATTGATTTTCTTTATCTCGACCTAAGTGTATGTAAGAGGTGTCAAGGAACTGAAACTAACCTCTATGATGCAGTCAATGAAGTATCTACAGTATTAAGTGAGGCAGGATTTGAGATAGTAGTTAATAAGATTAATATAAATTCGAGGGAGTTAGCCATTAAACACCATTTTTTAAGTTCTCCAACAATTCGTGTAAATGCCAGGGATATTGCTCTTGAGGTTAAGGAATCTTCCTGTAAGGAATGTGGGGATCTGTGTGGTGACTCTGTGGATTGCAGGGTTTGGGTGCAGGATGGTATAGAGTATACGGAACCTCCAAAATCCATGATTATCAACGCAATTTTGAAAGAAGTTTATAGTGGCCATGGTTCAATCCCTTTATCAAATGAGAAATATGAAATCCCACAAAACTTAATTACATTTTTTGATAGCTTGGAAAGAAAGGAGGATTGATTTAACATGAGTAAGGAACAAAATAGTGGAATTGGATTTTTTGAAAAGTACTTAACCGTATGGGTTATTTTATGTATGTTTGCAGGGGTATTGATTGGAAAGTTTTTACCTGGAATACCAGCGTTTTTAGGACGTTTTGAATATGCAAATGTATCAATACCAATGGCGATTTTAATCTGGCTTATGATATATCCAATGATGCTAAAAGTAGATTTTCAAAGTATTAGAAATGTAGGCAAAAATCCCAAGGGACTTTTTGTTACATGGATAACCAACTGGTTGATAAAGCCATTTACTATGTTCGGCATTGCATGGCTGTTTTTCTTTGTAATTTTTAAATCTCTAATTCCGGCAGAATTGGCACAAGACTATCTTGCGGGAGCAATACTTCTTGGAGCAGCACCGTGTACAGCGATGGTATTTGTATGGAGTTATTTGACCAAAGGCAACGCAGCTTATACCGTCGTGCAAGTGGCAACAAATGATCTTATAATTCTCATAGCTTTCACGCCTATAGTTGCGTTTCTTCTAGGTGTGGGCGGCGTAACCATACCCTGGGACACTCTTATTTTATCTGTAGTATTGTTTGTTGTTATCCCGCTAGCTGGTGGCATAATTACCCGTAATTACATCACAAAAAGGCGAGGACTCGATTACTTTGAGAATAGCTTTATACCGAAGTTTGGGAATGTCACCACCATAGGTCTATTGCTAACATTAATAATAATCTTTTCATTCCAGGGCGATGTAATTCTGAATAATCCACTGCATATTGTTTTAATTGCTATACCATTAATTATTCAGACTTTCCTAATCTTTTTCATTGCATATCTAGCAAGCAAGGCTATAAAACTTCCTCATGAGATAGCAGCGCCTGCTGGCATGATTGGCGCCTCTAACTTTTTTGAACTGGCAGTTGCCGTTGCGATTGCATTGTTTGGAACACAAAGCCCAGCTGCACTTGCTACCATTGTAGGGGTTCTAACAGAAGTGCCTGTTATGTTGATATTAGTAAAGATAGCGAATAATACAAGGCACTGGTTTCCAGAAAAAAGCTAGAAAGGAGGTAATGCTTAATGAGTAATAAACTAAAGGTCGCATTTATATGTGTTCATAATTCATGTCGAAGCCAAATAGCCGAGGCACTTGGTAAGCACTTTGCAGGAGATATATTTGAAAGCTACTCTGCTGGCACAGAAACAAAACCTCAAATTAACCAGGATGCTGTGCGCCTAATGAAAGAGCTTTATGATATAGATATGGAGAAAACTCAACATTCAAAGTTGCTTGATGAAATACCTCCAGTAGATATT includes these proteins:
- a CDS encoding DUF2703 domain-containing protein: MNKSDTGCCSCGSGCCGQEQEKRQIIIDFLYLDLSVCKRCQGTETNLYDAVNEVSTVLSEAGFEIVVNKININSRELAIKHHFLSSPTIRVNARDIALEVKESSCKECGDLCGDSVDCRVWVQDGIEYTEPPKSMIINAILKEVYSGHGSIPLSNEKYEIPQNLITFFDSLERKED
- the arsB gene encoding ACR3 family arsenite efflux transporter, translated to MSKEQNSGIGFFEKYLTVWVILCMFAGVLIGKFLPGIPAFLGRFEYANVSIPMAILIWLMIYPMMLKVDFQSIRNVGKNPKGLFVTWITNWLIKPFTMFGIAWLFFFVIFKSLIPAELAQDYLAGAILLGAAPCTAMVFVWSYLTKGNAAYTVVQVATNDLIILIAFTPIVAFLLGVGGVTIPWDTLILSVVLFVVIPLAGGIITRNYITKRRGLDYFENSFIPKFGNVTTIGLLLTLIIIFSFQGDVILNNPLHIVLIAIPLIIQTFLIFFIAYLASKAIKLPHEIAAPAGMIGASNFFELAVAVAIALFGTQSPAALATIVGVLTEVPVMLILVKIANNTRHWFPEKS
- a CDS encoding arsenate reductase ArsC; this translates as MSNKLKVAFICVHNSCRSQIAEALGKHFAGDIFESYSAGTETKPQINQDAVRLMKELYDIDMEKTQHSKLLDEIPPVDIVITMGCNVECPYLPCKHREDWGLDDPTGKSDEEFKKVISTIETKIKELKAKLKS